In a genomic window of Gemmatimonadaceae bacterium:
- a CDS encoding ATP-binding protein, with protein sequence MQFLDAKKDLLLIGPPGTGKSHCAKALALLAVNGATKCCIAKKLSAHRKI encoded by the coding sequence ATGCAATTTCTCGATGCGAAAAAGGATTTGCTCCTGATTGGTCCACCCGGTACCGGCAAGAGTCACTGCGCCAAAGCGCTCGCGTTACTCGCCGTTAACGGGGCTACAAAGTGCTGTATCGCGAAGAAGCTGTCAGCTCATCGAAAGATCTAG